The window aacaaatctagagggttgtaaaggcatatataagtacgaaaaactatgatagaacgagtttaaaaaaaaatatttttttcgcttTCTTGAGAGTAGTGTATTAactcaagaaattttagcaaaaaaaaatcaaaattttaaatctcgtgaaaagttggtgtaatacagaaaatgagtcgctgaattcaatggaacaaaccgcattgctcttcGGCTTTTAGTtcttgagttataaattttttgttgaataaaattttttactatgaATTTAAAACATTGAACTTACTgatttttattgtagttttaacATTTCGGGTGGTTTGAAAAGGTATAAAATGGTCTTTCAAACTTTGTTACAGTGtgtctaaatttttttacgtttttgtgAAGTCAAGTGccagcaaaaaattttataatttttgatctcgtgaaatgttggtataatacatagaatgagccgtagaattccaTGGATCTAACcgttttgcatttatttttaatgaaaagaaaaacaatttaaaattttgggcAATTAGATAACCAGTTATACACGTAAGTTTTTATCtgtttgttacttttttcgtGTAGATAAACAATCTACCGCAGTGCCGCGTTGCGGTTGTATCGAAATATGCTCGAAATTGCTTAAGTCCGAAAATTTACTAGCTTTTAAGGTTATAATTTTCATGGTAGTGATAAGTTTAAGgttattttaagaatttgGTTCAATAACAACATGATTACGCTGAGAGTCTTATCTCGGCACATTAATTATGTTGCAGTGAATAGGAATTGTCTAAATGTGACAAGTTGTATTCGACAATTGTCAGGCCTTTCTGTGTTGTCGCAGGAGAGATTCGGCAATCAACACTCAACTGCAGCCCTCACTTTTGTTCGCAAATATGCAAAAGGCAAAGACAGGAAGAAGGAAAAAGGTGACTTTCATAAACCAAATAGCTGAAATTTTCATATTTGTGCCAGTTTAGGTAAAGCCAAAGTGCATGTTAACGAGAGCCAGTTATCTGAAATAGTCAATGTGGAATCTCTGAAAACTCAAATGCAAAAAGCTGTTGATTTATTGAAGGAAGACTACGTGAAACACCTTTCAGTGAGAACAACTACAGGTACTAAGAATCTCTTGTATTGTaccctatttttattattttttatggttGTTTTAGGTTCAGTGGAAAGCATCCCTGTCGAGTTGGATGGTAAAACACATTCACTACAGGAACTCGCCCAAATCATCAGGAAAAACCCGAAAACTTTGGTCATAAATATGTCAGTCTTCCCTCAAGCTATCCCTGCCGCCTTGAAAGCAATCGAAAAATCTGGAATGAATTTGAATCCACAACAAGACGGGACAACTCTTTTTATTCCCATACCTAAGTATTTTTATTGACAAGCTTTTTTCAACAGtggtaataaaacaaatttaggGTTACAACAGAACATAGggaaaatttggcaaaaagcGCTAAAACCATGTTTATTAAATGTCGCGATGGGATCAGAGACGTCCAGAATAAACAAGTCAAGTCtttgaagaaaaaagacaAAGTTTCGGAGGACATGGCCAGAAATTCGGAGCAACAAATCGTCGCTATTGCAGATGCTTACATTGCAGAGGCTGAGAAAATACTGGAAAGTAAGCAGAAAGAATTAGTCGGGAAAAACTAATTATTCTTTCATGGGGTGATTCTGCTTAAAACTAATAGTTGCACCCAATTCAGCGCCCACTGTTTAATACGTAATGACTTTCTCTATgcctgtgatttttttcagaatttttctacccatttttcatttttgcaaCTACTTAAGagtagttaattaattttaattataagaaattgtagaaaaattctgaaaaaattcagcCTTAGAGGGAAATATagagtatttaatagcaaacgctgaattcagtgcgataattagtttttgaggtttagtaaaaaatacactTGTAATAGACTCACCCTGTCTACATTACAAAATGCTGTGAAAATCTAATAAACGTGTCTTGGAACAGTAACTTCAATATGCAAttgcgaaattaaaaatttttaaagtccACTGTCGCCTAAggtgtttaataaattttaaagtgtcaaagtattttaagttaaaatattttttaaacaatgttGGTTATCCGCCTTAAACCGGATAATCAAAAgtaaaaagtttgattttacTCGGCTAATCAAGGTTCTGCTGTAACATTACAttgaaatttctttaaatataGCAAGCTATGCGAGATATACGTCAAGGAAATTCTCACAGCA of the Tribolium castaneum strain GA2 chromosome 1, icTriCast1.1, whole genome shotgun sequence genome contains:
- the mRRF1 gene encoding ribosome-recycling factor, mitochondrial, which translates into the protein MITLRVLSRHINYVAVNRNCLNVTSCIRQLSGLSVLSQERFGNQHSTAALTFVRKYAKGKDRKKEKGKAKVHVNESQLSEIVNVESLKTQMQKAVDLLKEDYVKHLSVRTTTGSVESIPVELDGKTHSLQELAQIIRKNPKTLVINMSVFPQAIPAALKAIEKSGMNLNPQQDGTTLFIPIPKVTTEHRENLAKSAKTMFIKCRDGIRDVQNKQVKSLKKKDKVSEDMARNSEQQIVAIADAYIAEAEKILESKQKELVGKN